The proteins below are encoded in one region of Streptomyces roseirectus:
- a CDS encoding ABC transporter substrate-binding protein, with protein sequence MTSTAHPRRAIRRNTGAAAVLAAATVLLAGCSSDDTGSNPLDGGGSDGKTVVVGSNNFAESTLLADIYGEALKAKGIKVSYKPNIGSRETTYGLLKNGSITVLPEYNGSLLAYLDAKAPQTSLETVNATAKAKLDPKLTLLESSPAEDKDSVTINAETAKKYNLTASSTLADLKDIAPELVLGGSPEFQTRHQGMLGLESEYGLTFKSFKALDAGGPLTQAALKKNTVQAADIFTTDPTILKEKFVVLQDPKNLFGFANVTPLVYKEALSADGVAALNAVSAKLDTKTLLDLDAQVQLENKDPLDVAKAWLKSVGLD encoded by the coding sequence GTGACTTCTACCGCACACCCCCGCAGAGCCATCCGTCGCAACACCGGCGCGGCGGCGGTCCTCGCCGCGGCGACGGTCCTGCTGGCGGGCTGCAGCTCCGACGACACCGGCAGCAACCCCCTCGACGGGGGCGGTTCGGACGGCAAGACGGTCGTCGTGGGGTCGAACAACTTCGCCGAGAGCACCCTCCTCGCCGACATCTACGGCGAAGCGCTCAAGGCCAAGGGCATCAAGGTCTCCTACAAGCCCAACATCGGCAGCCGCGAGACGACCTACGGGCTCCTCAAGAACGGTTCCATCACCGTCCTGCCCGAGTACAACGGCTCGCTGCTCGCCTACCTCGACGCCAAGGCGCCGCAGACCTCGCTGGAGACCGTCAACGCGACGGCCAAGGCCAAGCTCGACCCCAAGCTGACGCTGCTCGAATCCTCGCCGGCCGAGGACAAGGACTCCGTCACGATCAACGCGGAGACCGCGAAGAAGTACAACCTGACGGCGTCGTCCACGCTCGCCGACCTCAAGGACATCGCACCCGAGCTGGTCCTCGGCGGCTCGCCCGAGTTCCAGACGCGCCACCAGGGCATGCTCGGCCTGGAGTCCGAGTACGGGCTGACGTTCAAGTCGTTCAAGGCGCTCGACGCCGGTGGTCCGCTCACGCAGGCGGCGCTGAAGAAGAACACCGTGCAGGCGGCGGACATCTTCACGACCGACCCGACCATCCTCAAGGAGAAGTTCGTCGTCCTCCAGGACCCGAAGAACCTCTTCGGCTTCGCGAACGTCACCCCGCTCGTCTACAAGGAAGCCCTCTCCGCCGACGGGGTCGCCGCCCTCAACGCGGTCTCCGCGAAGCTCGACACGAAGACGCTGCTCGACCTCGACGCGCAGGTCCAGCTGGAGAACAAGGACCCGCTGGACGTCGCCAAGGCGTGGCTGAAGTCCGTCGGCCTGGACTGA
- a CDS encoding GTP-binding protein, protein MTPTEPFTGAGAAVAAERPPLPVKLVIAGGFGVGKTTAVGSISEIEPLTTEAAITEVAAGVDDLSHTPRKTTTTVAMDFGCITIDPTLKLYLFGTPGQERFGFMWDDIVEGAVGGLVIVDTRRLDDCYAAVDYFEHRRIPFAVAINAFDGKVEHTLDEVRWALDVTDGVPLLVFDARERGSVRDALLVVLEQALARTGG, encoded by the coding sequence GTGACTCCGACTGAACCGTTCACCGGCGCCGGCGCCGCGGTGGCCGCCGAACGGCCGCCGCTGCCGGTCAAGCTGGTGATCGCGGGCGGCTTCGGGGTGGGCAAGACCACCGCCGTCGGTTCGATCTCCGAGATCGAACCGCTCACCACCGAGGCGGCGATCACCGAAGTCGCGGCGGGTGTCGACGACCTGTCGCACACGCCGCGCAAGACCACGACCACGGTCGCGATGGACTTCGGCTGCATCACCATCGACCCGACGCTGAAGCTCTACCTGTTCGGCACGCCGGGCCAGGAGCGCTTCGGCTTCATGTGGGACGACATCGTCGAAGGCGCCGTCGGCGGCCTCGTCATCGTCGACACCCGCCGCCTCGACGACTGCTACGCCGCCGTCGACTACTTCGAGCACCGCCGGATCCCCTTCGCGGTGGCCATCAACGCCTTCGACGGCAAGGTGGAACACACCCTGGACGAGGTCCGCTGGGCCCTCGACGTCACCGACGGCGTCCCGCTGCTGGTGTTCGACGCCCGCGAACGGGGCTCTGTCCGGGACGCGTTGCTGGTGGTCCTGGAACAGGCGCTGGCCCGCACAGGGGGCTGA
- a CDS encoding RidA family protein, whose product MSNDARTITNPPALHDPTPLVYSHVVSAPGDLVFVSGQYASDATGAPVPGDFAAQVELAFDHLGEALAAVGLGFEHVVRLGTFVVDHDAEKLDVLGKALPARFGNRFPAQTLSGVASLALPGMLFEVDAIAVRPV is encoded by the coding sequence ATGAGCAACGACGCCCGTACGATCACCAACCCGCCCGCGCTCCACGACCCGACCCCGCTCGTCTACAGCCATGTCGTCTCGGCGCCCGGCGACCTCGTCTTCGTCTCCGGCCAGTACGCCTCCGACGCGACCGGCGCCCCGGTGCCCGGCGACTTCGCCGCCCAGGTGGAACTCGCCTTCGACCACCTGGGAGAGGCGTTGGCGGCGGTCGGCCTCGGCTTCGAACACGTCGTGAGACTGGGCACGTTCGTCGTCGACCACGACGCCGAGAAGCTGGACGTCCTCGGCAAGGCGCTGCCCGCCCGGTTCGGGAACCGCTTCCCGGCGCAGACCCTGAGCGGGGTCGCCTCGCTCGCGCTGCCGGGGATGCTGTTCGAGGTGGACGCCATCGCCGTCCGGCCGGTCTGA
- a CDS encoding DUF742 domain-containing protein → MADGRTPQGAGEDDAPARVPSAVRPFLVTAGRVAGSAASGRPMPVETQVVATADGLGVLDRLSFEQHDIVAACRRPQSIAEIAARLRLHLNVVRVLAEDLRAAGHLTVHVPDSGAIHDASVLRRVIDGLRAIPDSRGVLRDSD, encoded by the coding sequence ATGGCGGACGGGCGCACCCCGCAGGGCGCCGGCGAGGACGACGCGCCCGCGCGCGTGCCCTCCGCCGTCCGGCCCTTCCTGGTCACCGCCGGGCGGGTGGCCGGTTCGGCGGCCTCCGGGCGTCCGATGCCGGTCGAGACCCAGGTGGTGGCGACGGCGGACGGGCTCGGTGTGCTGGACCGGCTCTCCTTCGAACAGCACGACATCGTCGCCGCGTGCCGGCGTCCGCAGTCCATCGCGGAGATCGCCGCGCGGCTGCGGCTGCATCTCAACGTGGTGCGGGTCCTCGCCGAGGATCTGCGCGCGGCCGGGCACCTGACGGTGCACGTGCCCGACTCCGGCGCGATCCACGACGCGTCCGTCCTGCGCAGGGTTATCGATGGCCTGCGGGCCATCCCCGACTCCCGGGGGGTACTCCGTGACTCCGACTGA
- a CDS encoding roadblock/LC7 domain-containing protein, producing MSTSTGDTPAGEATPTDLRAAAADFTWLLNRFATETAGVVDAIAVSSDGLLIAVSELREHADSERLAAIVSGITSLAAGASGNYGLGGLNKVIIDLEGGHVLVSSIGSGAVLGVVTDKEAKLGNIAYEMTVFANRAGSALSPQLVLELKNTVGAAKQSQQDRHRHQSRTR from the coding sequence GTGAGCACGTCGACAGGTGACACCCCCGCGGGTGAGGCCACGCCGACCGATCTGCGGGCCGCCGCAGCCGATTTCACCTGGCTGCTCAACCGTTTCGCCACCGAGACCGCGGGCGTCGTCGACGCCATCGCCGTGTCCTCGGACGGACTGCTGATAGCCGTCTCGGAGCTGCGTGAACACGCGGACTCCGAACGGCTCGCGGCGATCGTCTCCGGCATCACCTCGCTCGCCGCCGGGGCCTCCGGCAACTACGGCCTGGGCGGGCTGAACAAGGTCATCATCGATCTGGAGGGCGGGCACGTGCTGGTCTCCTCGATCGGCAGCGGCGCCGTCCTCGGCGTCGTCACCGACAAGGAGGCGAAGCTCGGCAACATCGCCTACGAGATGACCGTGTTCGCCAACCGGGCGGGCTCCGCGCTCAGTCCGCAGCTGGTGCTGGAGCTGAAGAACACCGTGGGCGCCGCCAAGCAGAGCCAGCAGGACCGCCACCGTCACCAGAGCAGGACACGCTGA
- a CDS encoding ABC transporter ATP-binding protein, whose product MIRIDSVTKRYPDGTVAVDRLSLEIPDRAITVLVGPSGCGKTTTLRMINRMVEPSEGMITIDGVDTRKQPVNTLRRGMGYVIQNAGLFQHRTILDNIATVPRLLGTGKAEARDRARELMGRVGLDAALAKRYPYQLSGGQQQRVGVARALAADPPVLLMDEPFSAVDPVVRKGLQDELLRIQDELGKTIVFVTHDIDEAVKLGTMVAVLRTGGKLAQFAPPAELLSRPADAFVEDFLGADRGIRRLSFFPSDGLELTTEAVVAIDAGAEQLAARADLPYLLVTDLDGRPLGWSEPDRLTAGEIEPGQLLSCGRPFAAGRDSLRAALDCAVLSPSGWAVGVDAEGRAAGVVSQQAIAQAIRGAHEESASPQPKVLR is encoded by the coding sequence TTGATACGGATAGATTCAGTCACCAAGCGGTACCCGGACGGCACGGTGGCGGTCGACCGGCTCTCCCTGGAGATACCGGACCGCGCGATCACCGTCCTGGTCGGTCCCTCGGGCTGCGGCAAGACCACCACCCTCCGGATGATCAACCGGATGGTCGAGCCCAGCGAGGGCATGATCACCATCGACGGCGTCGACACCCGCAAGCAGCCGGTCAACACCCTGCGCCGGGGCATGGGTTACGTCATCCAGAACGCCGGGCTCTTCCAGCACCGCACCATCCTCGACAACATCGCCACCGTGCCCCGCCTGCTGGGCACCGGCAAGGCCGAAGCGCGGGACCGCGCACGGGAGTTGATGGGGCGCGTCGGCCTCGACGCGGCGCTCGCGAAGCGCTACCCCTACCAGCTCTCCGGCGGCCAGCAGCAGCGCGTCGGCGTGGCCCGCGCGCTCGCCGCCGACCCGCCCGTCCTGCTGATGGACGAGCCGTTCTCCGCCGTCGACCCCGTCGTCCGCAAGGGACTCCAGGACGAACTCCTGCGCATCCAGGACGAGTTGGGCAAGACCATCGTCTTCGTCACGCACGACATCGACGAAGCCGTGAAGCTCGGCACGATGGTCGCCGTACTGCGCACCGGCGGCAAGCTCGCCCAGTTCGCACCGCCGGCCGAGCTGCTGTCGCGGCCCGCCGACGCGTTCGTCGAGGACTTCCTCGGCGCGGACCGCGGTATCCGCCGGCTCTCCTTCTTCCCGTCCGACGGGCTGGAGTTGACGACCGAGGCGGTCGTCGCGATCGACGCCGGCGCCGAACAGCTCGCGGCGCGCGCGGACCTCCCGTACCTGCTCGTGACCGACCTCGACGGCAGGCCGCTCGGCTGGAGCGAGCCGGACCGGCTGACCGCGGGGGAGATCGAACCGGGTCAACTCCTGTCCTGCGGGCGCCCGTTCGCCGCCGGACGGGACTCGCTGCGGGCCGCGCTCGACTGCGCCGTCCTCTCGCCGAGCGGATGGGCGGTCGGCGTGGACGCGGAGGGGCGGGCCGCCGGAGTCGTCTCGCAGCAGGCCATCGCCCAGGCCATCCGCGGCGCCCACGAGGAGAGCGCGTCCCCACAGCCGAAGGTCCTGCGGTGA
- a CDS encoding aromatic amino acid ammonia-lyase, with the protein MSTTDAPRVSARGTDTRVILTGSALTLGELTALADGEAVPAADPAARERAALSQLTARQLAASGRLYGRGTGVGANRSVTVDADDEHAHSLRLLRSHAGGAGALLPSRQVRAMLAVRANQLLAGGAGIQPAIIDALIDALRLGVHPAVNEYGGLGTGDLTALAQTGLTLIGERPWIGGGLGDGGSGAGAFGGEVAGGGACGNGAPGDMASGGVSGGGTCGGGASAAGASGAGMSGGGACGDEVSAAEASGAGVSGGGACDGGVSGGGAFGGGVSGAGAFGAHPAPVILQPGDALALLSSNALALAQAALAWDGVDVLLRATHVVAALSLAAVSGSGEAYAQPVHALRPYAGAARVAGEVRRLLGWGRMPTVAARRVQDPYGFRAFPQVHGCALDAADRLREVVEVEVNCPSENPLVDVDEGTAYHHGGFFAAPLALALDGLNLALLKTAQLSTARLSALGHPELTGLAPFLADGPASSSGTMILEYTANSALAEVRSQAVPASSGHAVVSLGLEEAASFAGQAARQSLRAADAYATLLACELVSAVRALRLRPTQPPTPAFTTASAALPTGTDDRPLTADIATATELLPTLAQL; encoded by the coding sequence TTGAGCACCACCGACGCACCCCGGGTGTCCGCGCGCGGTACGGACACCCGGGTCATCCTCACCGGATCCGCCCTCACCCTCGGTGAGCTGACCGCCCTCGCGGACGGCGAGGCGGTCCCCGCCGCCGACCCCGCGGCCCGCGAACGCGCCGCCCTCTCCCAGCTGACGGCCCGTCAACTCGCCGCCTCCGGACGGCTGTACGGGCGCGGCACCGGCGTCGGCGCGAACCGCTCGGTCACCGTCGACGCCGACGACGAGCACGCCCACAGCCTCCGCCTCCTGCGCAGCCACGCCGGGGGCGCGGGCGCGCTGCTGCCTTCCCGGCAGGTCCGCGCGATGCTCGCCGTACGCGCCAACCAACTCCTCGCCGGGGGCGCGGGGATCCAGCCCGCGATCATCGACGCTTTGATCGACGCCCTGCGCCTCGGGGTCCACCCCGCCGTGAACGAGTACGGGGGGCTCGGCACCGGGGATCTGACGGCACTGGCCCAGACGGGGTTGACGCTGATCGGGGAACGACCGTGGATCGGGGGTGGGTTGGGCGACGGGGGGTCCGGTGCCGGAGCGTTCGGTGGCGAGGTAGCCGGTGGCGGGGCGTGCGGTAACGGGGCGCCCGGTGACATGGCGTCCGGCGGGGTGTCCGGTGGCGGGACGTGCGGTGGCGGGGCGTCCGCTGCTGGGGCGTCTGGTGCCGGGATGTCCGGTGGCGGGGCGTGCGGCGACGAGGTGTCTGCTGCCGAGGCTTCCGGTGCCGGAGTGTCCGGTGGTGGGGCGTGTGATGGCGGCGTGTCCGGTGGTGGGGCGTTCGGGGGCGGCGTGTCCGGTGCCGGGGCGTTCGGTGCGCATCCTGCCCCCGTCATCCTCCAACCCGGCGATGCCCTCGCCCTGTTGAGCAGTAACGCCCTTGCCCTCGCGCAGGCCGCGCTGGCCTGGGACGGGGTGGATGTGTTGCTGCGGGCCACTCATGTCGTCGCCGCGCTGTCCCTCGCGGCGGTCTCCGGGTCCGGGGAGGCGTACGCGCAACCTGTGCACGCGTTGCGGCCCTATGCCGGTGCCGCGCGTGTCGCGGGGGAGGTGCGGCGGTTGTTGGGGTGGGGCCGGATGCCGACCGTGGCCGCGCGGCGGGTGCAGGACCCGTACGGGTTCCGGGCGTTTCCGCAGGTGCACGGGTGTGCGCTGGATGCCGCCGACCGGTTGCGGGAGGTGGTGGAGGTCGAGGTCAACTGCCCTTCCGAGAACCCCCTGGTGGACGTCGACGAGGGCACCGCCTACCACCACGGCGGGTTCTTCGCGGCGCCGCTCGCGCTCGCGCTGGACGGGCTGAACCTCGCCCTGCTGAAGACGGCCCAGCTCTCCACCGCCCGCCTCTCCGCGCTCGGCCACCCCGAACTCACCGGCCTCGCGCCGTTCCTGGCGGACGGGCCGGCGAGCAGTTCGGGGACGATGATCCTGGAGTACACGGCCAACTCCGCGCTCGCGGAGGTGCGTTCACAGGCGGTGCCCGCGTCCTCGGGGCACGCCGTGGTCTCCCTCGGCCTTGAGGAGGCCGCCAGCTTCGCGGGCCAGGCCGCACGCCAGTCCCTGCGGGCCGCCGACGCCTACGCGACACTCCTCGCCTGCGAACTCGTCAGCGCCGTCAGGGCACTTCGCCTCCGGCCCACCCAGCCGCCCACTCCCGCCTTCACCACCGCCTCCGCCGCCCTCCCCACCGGCACGGACGACCGCCCCCTCACCGCCGACATCGCCACCGCCACCGAACTCCTCCCGACCCTGGCCCAGTTGTGA
- a CDS encoding ABC transporter permease, translated as MNVLHYINAFFDNDANWSGYAGIPARLWEHVQYSLEALALATVIGLPIGLVTGHYGRGGNALAFVATAARALPTFGLLVLATMILGFGMLPVMIPLVVLAVPPILVTTYEAMRSVDPAPVDAARGMGMRETDILFRVELPVALALILGGIRSAAIQIVSTATIAAYVGLGGLGRFIIDGLYQHDYEKVVGGATLVAFMALATLGLFWAVARLAVSPGVRRSA; from the coding sequence GTGAACGTCCTGCACTACATCAACGCCTTCTTCGACAACGACGCCAACTGGAGCGGGTACGCGGGGATCCCGGCGCGGCTGTGGGAGCACGTCCAGTACTCCCTGGAGGCGCTGGCCCTCGCCACCGTCATCGGGCTGCCGATCGGACTGGTCACCGGGCACTACGGGCGCGGCGGCAACGCCCTCGCGTTCGTCGCGACGGCCGCGCGTGCGCTGCCCACGTTCGGGCTCCTCGTCCTCGCCACGATGATCCTCGGGTTCGGCATGCTGCCGGTGATGATCCCGCTCGTCGTCCTCGCCGTCCCGCCGATCCTCGTCACCACCTACGAGGCGATGCGCTCGGTCGACCCGGCGCCCGTGGACGCCGCCCGGGGCATGGGCATGCGGGAGACGGACATCCTGTTCCGGGTGGAGCTCCCGGTGGCCCTCGCCCTGATCCTCGGCGGCATCCGCTCCGCCGCCATCCAGATCGTGTCCACCGCCACGATCGCCGCCTACGTCGGCCTCGGCGGGCTCGGCCGCTTCATCATCGACGGCCTCTACCAGCACGACTACGAGAAGGTCGTCGGCGGCGCCACCCTGGTCGCCTTCATGGCCCTCGCCACGCTGGGCCTGTTCTGGGCGGTGGCCCGCCTCGCGGTGTCGCCGGGGGTGCGCAGGAGCGCGTGA
- a CDS encoding ABC transporter permease, producing the protein MSYFDGFFDIPSDLQHSWLGLIGLHLREALLPVLAGLVIALPLGQLCVRLKWLYPPVLWVTTVLYAIPSLAFFVVLIDYTGMTELTVMIPLTVYSLVVLVPAIVDAVRSVPQETLAAATAMGFGPVRRYVQVQLPIAVPAIIAGLRVAVASSISLVSVGTLIGNQGALGNLLHDANIYNRPELAWNSVLTSAALAVVVDALLVGLRTLLTPWMPRARARRPRPEAVPAALEDAVR; encoded by the coding sequence GTGAGCTACTTCGACGGCTTCTTCGACATCCCCAGCGACCTCCAGCACAGCTGGCTCGGCCTCATCGGGCTGCACCTGCGCGAGGCGCTGCTCCCCGTCCTCGCCGGGCTCGTCATCGCACTGCCGCTCGGCCAGCTCTGCGTACGGCTCAAGTGGCTCTACCCGCCCGTGCTCTGGGTGACGACCGTGCTGTACGCGATCCCCTCGCTCGCCTTCTTCGTCGTCCTCATCGACTACACCGGCATGACCGAGCTGACCGTGATGATCCCGCTGACGGTCTACAGCCTCGTCGTGCTCGTCCCGGCGATCGTCGACGCGGTGCGGTCCGTGCCGCAGGAAACCCTCGCGGCCGCGACCGCGATGGGCTTCGGGCCCGTACGCCGGTACGTCCAGGTGCAGTTGCCGATCGCCGTGCCCGCGATCATCGCCGGCCTCCGGGTCGCCGTCGCCTCCAGCATCTCGCTGGTCAGCGTCGGCACGCTGATCGGCAACCAGGGGGCGCTGGGCAACCTGCTGCACGACGCGAACATCTACAACCGCCCCGAGCTGGCCTGGAACTCGGTGCTGACCTCGGCGGCCCTCGCGGTCGTCGTGGACGCGCTGCTGGTCGGGCTGCGCACGCTGCTCACGCCGTGGATGCCCCGGGCGCGCGCCCGCCGGCCCAGGCCCGAGGCGGTCCCCGCCGCACTGGAGGACGCCGTCCGGTGA
- a CDS encoding ATP-binding protein, which yields MSTNEADAPARSAPARVRRGLRGLTDRWPFQRKLNVLVGVPLAVIAVLLTYVITDLLQESSRAEDAAQLVRDSSEVAQLVSLVEAEHQQAILLSVRHEASFDGGTPSTDPYRVAQVKVDEQVRKVRDSFGGRLPAGEAQALREVEGLAGLRTTIEQGYLPADNIDPAYTGAARGLIDGLGLDRNSALATTFTGNLLDSLLRADAAHGAFETGVFSALTGDSNALIEFTGAVGAYELYTYQAQRFSRFASADQADRLGGVEHNAAQAVIDQHYAELSVDPSALQSTTTEQIRTSLRQALAAYGDYQQQAENRLKITDSLIGEIADRADDAASSARWRVTLLLNLAIVGFVLWIAFSVLVRRSVVRPVLALTGAAREVADVAGRELARVADDDAEETGSPRLRELPVTADDEIGELAEAFNNVQTTAAALLERQVLSRRNVAEMFGNVGRRVSNLTTRQLTLIDAVERGETDPALLERLYSIDHIAVRLRRNADSLMLLAGIRETVLDSGPTALTNVVRAALGQIEGYQRVELRAASEVMVEPDIIGDLTLMVAELLENAVSFSPADSPVEVGVRSHAEGASITVVDHGLGMSAERLAEENARLVRRERLDLVPTKVLGLFVVGALARRWEIEVTLSRTPGGGLTAEVSLPSALLLTLSGQEPGLAETVVRKSAVSAGSFGADARTSATVSTERSVGEDGGASGERPSTARHFTDAGTPRTADAADTGTPRTADADMPRTPDATDSPAPAGSSRPDPADNPAPGGSSRPEPADTLPRRPPADDPAPFIPRARSEERPEAGPRPLKRRVRGATLRTTVDAAAQQAARTASRPADADAVRDALDEFEEAVARANADTAEHPAGPFTEAAPFTGAGPGGENVQDTTQNTLAHDDVHSRRPPTDDRNPTHHQNHLPEGAEQ from the coding sequence GTGTCCACGAACGAGGCGGACGCCCCCGCCCGGTCGGCACCCGCCCGCGTCCGCCGCGGGCTGCGCGGACTCACCGACCGGTGGCCCTTCCAGCGCAAGCTGAACGTCCTGGTGGGCGTGCCGCTCGCGGTCATCGCCGTCCTGCTGACGTACGTCATCACCGACCTGCTCCAGGAGTCGAGCCGGGCCGAGGACGCCGCCCAACTGGTGCGCGACAGCTCCGAGGTGGCGCAGTTGGTCTCGCTGGTGGAGGCCGAGCACCAGCAGGCGATCCTGCTGTCGGTGCGCCACGAGGCGTCCTTCGACGGCGGCACCCCCTCCACCGACCCCTACCGGGTCGCCCAGGTGAAGGTCGACGAGCAGGTGCGCAAGGTGCGCGACTCCTTCGGCGGCCGGCTCCCGGCAGGCGAGGCGCAGGCGCTGCGCGAGGTCGAGGGCCTGGCGGGGCTGCGGACGACGATCGAGCAGGGCTACCTGCCCGCCGACAACATCGACCCGGCGTACACCGGCGCGGCCCGCGGCCTCATCGACGGCCTCGGCCTGGACCGCAACTCGGCGCTGGCGACGACGTTCACCGGCAACCTGCTGGACTCCCTGCTGCGGGCCGACGCCGCGCACGGCGCCTTCGAGACCGGCGTGTTCTCGGCGCTGACCGGCGACAGCAACGCACTCATCGAGTTCACCGGCGCGGTCGGCGCCTACGAGCTCTACACGTACCAGGCCCAGCGGTTCAGCCGGTTCGCGAGCGCCGACCAGGCCGACCGCCTCGGCGGCGTCGAGCACAACGCGGCGCAGGCCGTGATCGACCAGCACTACGCCGAACTCTCCGTCGACCCCAGCGCGTTGCAGTCGACGACGACCGAGCAGATCCGCACCTCGCTGCGCCAGGCGCTGGCCGCGTACGGCGACTACCAGCAGCAGGCCGAGAACCGGCTGAAGATCACCGACTCGCTGATCGGCGAGATCGCCGACCGCGCGGACGACGCGGCGAGCAGCGCCCGCTGGCGCGTCACCCTGCTGCTGAACCTGGCGATCGTCGGGTTCGTCCTGTGGATCGCGTTCTCGGTGCTGGTGCGCCGCTCGGTCGTGCGCCCGGTGCTCGCGCTGACCGGCGCCGCGCGCGAGGTCGCCGACGTCGCCGGGCGCGAACTCGCGCGGGTCGCCGACGACGACGCGGAGGAGACCGGCTCGCCGAGGCTGCGCGAACTGCCGGTCACCGCGGACGACGAGATCGGGGAGCTGGCCGAGGCGTTCAACAACGTCCAGACGACAGCGGCGGCGCTCCTTGAACGCCAGGTGCTGAGCCGGCGCAACGTCGCCGAGATGTTCGGCAACGTGGGGCGCCGCGTCAGCAACTTGACGACCCGTCAGCTCACGCTGATCGACGCCGTGGAGCGCGGCGAGACCGACCCGGCGCTCCTTGAACGCCTCTACTCCATCGACCACATCGCCGTCCGCCTGCGCCGCAACGCCGACAGCCTGATGCTGCTCGCCGGGATCCGCGAGACGGTCCTCGACTCGGGGCCGACCGCGCTCACCAACGTCGTGCGGGCCGCGCTCGGGCAGATCGAGGGGTACCAGCGGGTCGAGCTGCGGGCCGCGTCCGAGGTGATGGTCGAGCCGGACATCATCGGCGACCTCACGCTGATGGTGGCCGAACTCCTGGAGAACGCCGTGTCGTTCTCGCCGGCCGACTCCCCCGTCGAGGTCGGGGTGCGTTCGCACGCCGAGGGCGCCTCCATCACCGTCGTCGACCACGGGCTCGGCATGAGCGCCGAGCGGCTGGCCGAGGAGAACGCGCGGCTGGTGCGGCGCGAACGGCTCGATCTGGTGCCGACGAAGGTGCTCGGCCTCTTCGTCGTCGGCGCGCTCGCCCGGCGCTGGGAGATCGAGGTCACGCTCTCCCGCACGCCGGGGGGCGGGCTGACCGCCGAGGTGTCCCTGCCGTCGGCCCTGCTGCTGACGCTGAGCGGCCAGGAGCCGGGCCTCGCGGAGACGGTGGTGCGCAAGTCGGCGGTTTCCGCCGGGAGCTTCGGGGCAGACGCCCGGACGTCGGCGACGGTGAGCACGGAGAGGTCTGTGGGCGAGGACGGCGGAGCGAGCGGGGAACGGCCTTCCACCGCACGGCACTTCACCGACGCCGGCACACCCCGGACGGCCGATGCCGCGGACACCGGCACGCCCCGGACGGCCGACGCCGACATGCCCCGGACGCCCGATGCCACCGACTCCCCGGCGCCCGCCGGGAGTTCACGCCCTGATCCGGCCGATAACCCCGCGCCCGGCGGGAGTTCACGCCCCGAGCCCGCCGACACCCTCCCGCGCCGGCCCCCCGCCGACGACCCCGCCCCCTTCATCCCCCGGGCCCGCTCCGAGGAGCGTCCCGAGGCCGGCCCGCGCCCCCTCAAGCGCCGGGTCCGCGGCGCGACCCTGCGCACGACGGTGGACGCCGCCGCGCAGCAGGCCGCCCGCACCGCCTCACGCCCCGCCGACGCGGACGCCGTCCGGGACGCGCTGGACGAGTTCGAGGAGGCGGTCGCCCGCGCGAACGCCGACACGGCGGAGCACCCGGCGGGCCCCTTCACCGAGGCGGCCCCCTTCACCGGAGCGGGCCCCGGCGGCGAGAATGTCCAGGACACCACGCAGAACACGCTTGCGCACGACGACGTGCACAGCCGTCGACCCCCCACCGACGACCGGAACCCCACGCACCACCAGAACCACCTTCCGGAAGGAGCCGAGCAGTGA